One part of the Prochlorococcus marinus str. MIT 9313 genome encodes these proteins:
- a CDS encoding NAD(P)/FAD-dependent oxidoreductase: MGKDHFFLELEPPEERLRRAPHVVIIGGGFAGVRACKALANTEVRVTLIDKRNFNLFQPLLYQVATGLVSKGDVATPLRQLIGRQFNVQVLLGEVTQLNPQDKQIVFNNKSLSYDYLVLATGSGSTYFGHEEWRSFAPPMKILEHAEEIRRRLLMAMEQAEQTPDPNARQFLQRVVIVGAGPTGCEMAGAVSELMRNAMRREFKQLNPDQTKIYLVDPGVRVLRAMPEMLSKSARTTLESLGVEIVFKGRVQSMQPGEVMISTPNGDQCIQAATVIWTAGVRPSHLGRNLADSIGCELDKGGRVVVEPDFSVAGHPEIRVVGDLCSYRHTTNQNPLPGMAGPATQAGGFVGKDIAALVSGSSRPTFNWFDFGSMAVLDRVAAVADLRGFKFSGGIGWMCWALAHLAFMPNPENRITLLFKWLVAVVSQQRSSMLLTGMPSQHIDIDAPDAHFPMQPGLGPSIAAPDAALQAAMKYYSTQIAGIAPQPMASKEGSGEDSKAAIK, encoded by the coding sequence TTGGTGGTGGGTTTGCAGGAGTGCGTGCTTGCAAAGCTCTCGCCAATACAGAGGTGCGCGTCACTCTGATCGACAAAAGAAATTTCAACCTCTTCCAACCCCTCCTCTACCAAGTCGCTACAGGCCTTGTCTCCAAAGGAGATGTAGCCACCCCCCTGCGCCAATTGATTGGCAGGCAATTCAATGTGCAAGTTCTGCTCGGTGAAGTCACCCAGCTCAATCCGCAAGACAAACAGATCGTTTTCAATAACAAAAGCTTGAGTTACGACTACCTCGTGCTCGCCACCGGCTCTGGCAGCACCTACTTCGGGCATGAGGAATGGCGCAGCTTTGCTCCACCGATGAAAATCCTTGAGCACGCCGAAGAAATCCGGCGTCGACTCCTGATGGCGATGGAACAGGCCGAACAGACACCCGACCCCAACGCCCGTCAATTCCTACAGCGCGTCGTGATTGTGGGTGCAGGGCCCACTGGCTGCGAGATGGCAGGAGCCGTATCTGAGTTAATGCGCAATGCCATGCGCCGTGAATTCAAACAACTCAATCCTGACCAAACCAAGATCTACTTGGTTGATCCTGGCGTAAGGGTGCTGCGCGCCATGCCTGAAATGTTGTCGAAATCAGCCCGCACGACTCTCGAATCACTAGGTGTAGAAATAGTTTTCAAAGGCAGGGTGCAATCCATGCAACCCGGCGAGGTGATGATTAGCACCCCGAATGGTGATCAGTGTATTCAGGCCGCAACCGTGATCTGGACCGCTGGCGTGCGTCCTTCGCACCTGGGCCGCAATTTGGCCGACTCGATCGGTTGTGAACTCGACAAGGGGGGGCGAGTCGTTGTGGAACCAGACTTCTCTGTTGCCGGCCATCCCGAAATCCGAGTCGTTGGAGACCTCTGTTCCTATAGGCACACAACCAATCAGAACCCCCTCCCTGGCATGGCCGGCCCAGCTACGCAAGCAGGCGGATTTGTGGGCAAAGACATCGCTGCATTAGTGAGTGGGTCATCCCGGCCAACATTCAACTGGTTTGATTTCGGCAGCATGGCGGTTCTTGATCGTGTGGCAGCGGTGGCAGATCTGCGTGGCTTCAAATTCTCAGGAGGGATTGGCTGGATGTGCTGGGCTCTTGCCCACTTGGCCTTCATGCCCAACCCGGAGAACCGCATCACGCTGCTTTTTAAGTGGTTAGTCGCCGTGGTGTCTCAACAACGCTCATCGATGCTGCTCACGGGAATGCCCAGCCAGCACATCGACATTGATGCCCCAGATGCTCATTTCCCAATGCAGCCTGGTTTAGGCCCCTCAATCGCAGCACCGGACGCAGCACTACAAGCCGCCATGAAGTACTACAGCACTCAGATCGCAGGCATAGCTCCTCAGCCGATGGCTTCTAAGGAAGGATCTGGGGAAGACTCAAAAGCTGCCATCAAATAA
- a CDS encoding aspartate carbamoyltransferase catalytic subunit produces the protein MSGWSHRHILDLASFSLEDYSSVLELAHRFRSMPVTGARKLPALQGRLVATLFFEPSTRTRSSFELAARRLSADVQSFTPASSSLSKGETLLDTARTYVAMGADVLVVRHGSTSVPEQLACALDRSGERTAVLNGGDGLHSHPSQGLLDLYTLAHHFDPDHPLPEAIQGRRIVIVGDVLHSRVARSNLWALTACGADVVLCGPPSLVPQDFVAFVEAPPPGQAHDPVLHRGCVEVVRTLEEALPGADAVMTLRLQKERMHQHLLTDLNRFHRDYGLTHERLKLCGKPVPLLHPGPVNRGVELGGSLLDDHSISLVEEQVRNGIPIRMALLYLMAAFESSPDPSLEAIG, from the coding sequence ATGAGCGGCTGGTCTCATCGTCACATCCTTGATCTGGCCAGCTTCTCCCTTGAGGATTACAGCTCTGTTCTGGAGTTAGCGCATCGCTTCCGCTCCATGCCAGTCACGGGTGCACGCAAGTTGCCGGCGTTGCAGGGGCGTTTGGTGGCAACGTTGTTTTTTGAGCCCAGTACGCGTACCCGAAGCAGCTTTGAGTTGGCGGCCCGTCGTCTTTCGGCTGATGTGCAGAGTTTCACTCCAGCTAGCAGTTCCCTCAGCAAGGGAGAGACTTTGCTTGATACAGCACGCACCTATGTCGCAATGGGCGCTGATGTGCTGGTGGTGCGTCATGGGTCGACCAGTGTTCCCGAACAACTTGCGTGTGCTTTAGATCGTTCAGGCGAACGCACGGCCGTGCTCAATGGTGGCGATGGGTTGCATAGCCATCCCAGCCAGGGATTGCTTGATCTCTACACTCTCGCCCATCATTTTGATCCGGATCACCCTCTGCCTGAAGCCATACAAGGCCGAAGGATCGTGATCGTTGGAGATGTCCTTCACTCGCGCGTGGCGCGATCCAATCTTTGGGCACTCACTGCTTGCGGTGCTGATGTTGTGTTGTGTGGTCCGCCGAGCCTGGTCCCTCAAGATTTTGTCGCTTTTGTCGAGGCGCCACCTCCTGGTCAGGCCCATGACCCTGTTCTACATCGTGGTTGTGTGGAGGTGGTGCGAACCCTTGAGGAGGCGTTGCCTGGTGCGGATGCGGTGATGACTTTGAGGTTGCAGAAGGAAAGGATGCATCAGCATTTGCTTACTGATCTAAACCGCTTTCATCGTGATTATGGGCTCACCCACGAGCGCCTGAAGTTATGCGGGAAGCCTGTACCTCTGCTCCATCCTGGGCCTGTGAACAGAGGGGTTGAGTTGGGTGGATCATTACTGGATGATCACTCCATCAGTCTTGTCGAAGAGCAGGTGCGCAATGGCATTCCTATCCGCATGGCCTTGCTTTATTTGATGGCAGCTTTTGAGTCTTCCCCAGATCCTTCCTTAGAAGCCATCGGCTGA
- a CDS encoding DNA-3-methyladenine glycosylase: MATHRIAKDFPALSQSFFCRPAEVVGPELVGCRLAKRQEDGSLLWGVIVETEAYSQDEPACHGYRRRSPQNETLFGEPGRFYVYVSYGIHHCVNVVTDRAEWANGVLLRAIALPDEPERVAAGPALLARRFGLDPSHDRAAVTGENDVWLATRPATFGTPTIVSTTRIGISQGQDLPWRWYLKNCRSISRRAKGDRTPPLQQAWAPVASDGQ, translated from the coding sequence ATAGCCACCCACCGCATCGCCAAGGATTTCCCAGCTCTATCTCAATCCTTCTTCTGCCGCCCTGCAGAGGTGGTGGGACCTGAGCTGGTGGGCTGCAGGTTGGCGAAACGCCAAGAGGATGGAAGTTTGCTTTGGGGCGTGATTGTGGAAACGGAGGCGTATTCCCAGGATGAACCTGCCTGCCACGGCTACCGCAGGCGTTCGCCGCAGAACGAAACGCTGTTTGGTGAGCCAGGGCGGTTTTATGTGTATGTGAGCTATGGCATTCACCACTGCGTGAATGTGGTCACCGATCGTGCCGAATGGGCCAATGGTGTTTTGTTGAGGGCGATTGCACTTCCGGATGAACCGGAACGCGTAGCAGCGGGGCCCGCTTTATTGGCGCGTCGTTTTGGTTTGGATCCCTCCCATGACAGAGCAGCCGTTACAGGAGAGAATGACGTGTGGCTGGCAACTAGGCCGGCTACCTTCGGTACGCCAACGATTGTGAGCACAACCAGGATCGGTATCTCTCAAGGACAGGATCTTCCTTGGCGTTGGTATCTCAAGAACTGTCGCAGTATTAGTCGCCGTGCCAAGGGAGATCGCACGCCGCCTTTGCAACAAGCCTGGGCTCCTGTTGCCAGTGATGGCCAATGA
- a CDS encoding tetratricopeptide repeat protein: protein MNQEEIMQQLQAAVALHKQGELDKAEAIYQQVLAVDVNNFYALNFCGSIKREKKRFDEGIDFLSRAISLQPDNPDAIYNLGNVFKDSERWDEAISCYEKTLGLRAESPEALNNLGICLKEVERFEYSEIVLRRVVSMQPGLAGAWLNLGNTFKEQEKYSEAKASYRNAIDLKPDFEAAYFALGLVLKEEGKVEEAIASYRKAIELKPDFADVYFALGLVLKEAGEFEAARQIVSALSTVNAMEDSTLLSFSLCDLVFDWYHRRVLNLLEDVEMTALSGASAPFSAYETVRKIQPQLFPPLFLKGEGDRANEKHLYRNGYLVEDEILPEDLCAEFVNGFEGANAMSAALIRAVSEKGVLGSVLGKIFKHTDFPHLVWNCIYFAKGPDDQAISDAWHYDNHYNVWTPKLMIYLNSQREEGGATEFVDTSLSRRLSEETDYMGFIWQRESYADRVKGSVKDLGLDPATLDPDHYTFSPDHAGSGVWFCPSRVLHRGVSPKKGVRHVLSFSLTPLPHDCGWSIDQCVDKSIEILQDKINKGMQKSDVNPYWIPAEAGYA from the coding sequence GTGAATCAAGAGGAGATCATGCAGCAGCTGCAGGCTGCGGTTGCATTGCATAAGCAGGGTGAGCTGGATAAGGCAGAAGCGATTTATCAGCAAGTGCTTGCTGTTGATGTTAATAACTTTTATGCGCTTAACTTCTGTGGTTCTATTAAGCGTGAGAAGAAGAGATTTGATGAAGGGATTGACTTCTTAAGTAGGGCAATTTCGCTGCAGCCGGATAATCCTGATGCCATCTACAACCTTGGAAATGTATTTAAAGATTCTGAGAGGTGGGATGAGGCAATCTCTTGTTATGAGAAGACACTTGGTTTGAGGGCTGAGTCTCCAGAAGCGCTGAATAACTTGGGTATCTGCCTGAAGGAAGTTGAGCGCTTTGAGTATTCAGAGATTGTCTTGAGGCGTGTTGTCTCGATGCAGCCTGGGCTTGCAGGAGCATGGTTGAATCTCGGCAATACTTTTAAGGAGCAAGAAAAGTATTCAGAAGCGAAAGCAAGTTATCGGAATGCGATCGATTTGAAGCCCGATTTTGAAGCTGCGTATTTTGCTTTGGGCTTGGTATTGAAGGAAGAGGGAAAGGTTGAGGAAGCGATTGCGAGTTATCGAAAAGCGATCGAGTTGAAGCCAGATTTTGCGGATGTGTATTTTGCTTTGGGCTTAGTATTGAAGGAAGCGGGAGAGTTTGAGGCTGCACGGCAAATCGTTTCTGCTCTTTCTACAGTAAATGCAATGGAAGATTCAACCTTGCTGTCTTTTTCTCTCTGTGATTTAGTTTTTGACTGGTATCACAGGAGGGTATTAAACCTTTTGGAGGATGTGGAGATGACTGCCCTTTCTGGTGCTTCTGCGCCGTTTTCTGCATACGAAACTGTGAGAAAAATTCAGCCTCAACTTTTTCCTCCTTTGTTTTTGAAAGGAGAAGGTGATAGGGCAAATGAAAAGCACTTGTATCGAAATGGGTATCTGGTAGAAGATGAGATATTGCCAGAAGATTTATGTGCTGAGTTTGTAAATGGGTTTGAGGGTGCCAATGCGATGAGTGCAGCGTTGATCCGTGCGGTATCTGAGAAGGGCGTCTTAGGTTCTGTCTTGGGGAAAATATTTAAACACACTGATTTTCCACACTTGGTATGGAATTGTATTTACTTTGCCAAGGGACCTGATGATCAGGCTATCTCTGATGCATGGCATTACGACAATCATTATAATGTTTGGACCCCAAAATTAATGATTTACCTTAATTCTCAGCGAGAAGAGGGTGGGGCTACGGAATTTGTTGATACGTCTCTATCTAGAAGATTGTCAGAGGAAACAGATTATATGGGTTTTATTTGGCAGCGTGAGTCATATGCTGATCGAGTAAAAGGATCGGTAAAAGACCTAGGTCTTGATCCTGCCACGTTGGATCCCGACCATTACACTTTCTCTCCAGATCATGCAGGATCAGGTGTGTGGTTTTGCCCTTCCAGGGTTCTGCATCGAGGGGTAAGTCCAAAGAAAGGTGTAAGGCATGTGCTCTCTTTTTCGTTGACTCCTCTGCCACATGATTGCGGCTGGTCTATTGATCAGTGTGTCGATAAGTCAATTGAGATTCTGCAGGACAAAATAAATAAGGGTATGCAGAAGTCTGATGTCAATCCCTATTGGATTCCCGCTGAGGCTGGCTACGCATAA
- a CDS encoding tetratricopeptide repeat protein — MNPEEIIQQQQAAVKAYQSKDLDAAEAICIQILSVNPKEPNSLHLLGCIYKDRGNLQQAFDLIQASIREDDSTPIPFINLGNILVMVGQHEEAARIFQQSLQRNQQIPESWFCFGNALREIGNVQEAKQAYRNTLQLNAAHAGAASILGALLADEEKLDESEEIFSKAIEASPQDVNLRINYGKLLEDKYEYNAALEQYRFALLLAPESPELHLNFASALKKEGKVEEAIASCRNAIELRPDFEAAYFGLGIVLKENGEFEEAKASYRKAIDLKPDFADAYLNLGHVFKDHGEAEEAKASYRTAIDLKPDFADAYLNLGNILKEEGDVEEAIASYRKAIELKPDFVDAYLNLGTVLNDEGEVEEARQIVSALYNLNVIEESSLLVTSSSNLVLDWHQRKVLNLSLEVESASLFYGFKPFSAFEVVKTVDAWHFPPLFLKGEGDRANEKHLYRNGYLVEDEILPEDLCAEFVNGFEGANAMSAALIRAVSEKGVLGSVLGKIFKHTDFPHLVWNCIYFAKGPDDQAISDAWHYDNHYNVWTPKLMIYLNSQREEGGATEFVDASLSRRLSEETDYMGLIWQRESYADRVKGSVKDLGLDPATLDPDHYTFSPDHAGSGVWFCPSRVLHRGVSPKKGVRHVLSFSLTPLPHDCGWSIDQCVDKSIEILQDKINKGMQKSDVNPYWIPAEAGYA, encoded by the coding sequence GTGAATCCAGAAGAAATCATCCAGCAGCAGCAGGCAGCAGTGAAGGCATATCAGAGTAAGGATCTTGATGCTGCTGAGGCTATTTGTATACAGATCCTTTCAGTGAATCCCAAGGAACCTAATTCATTGCATCTTCTTGGCTGTATTTATAAAGATCGTGGAAATCTGCAACAAGCTTTTGATTTAATACAGGCTTCTATTCGAGAAGATGATAGTACTCCGATCCCGTTTATAAATCTGGGGAATATCCTTGTCATGGTTGGCCAGCATGAGGAAGCTGCTCGTATCTTTCAGCAGTCATTGCAGCGGAATCAGCAGATTCCAGAATCTTGGTTTTGTTTTGGAAATGCTCTAAGGGAGATTGGGAATGTCCAAGAGGCCAAGCAGGCGTATAGGAATACTTTGCAACTCAATGCTGCTCATGCTGGTGCGGCAAGCATCCTTGGAGCACTCTTAGCTGACGAAGAGAAGCTGGATGAATCTGAAGAGATATTTTCTAAAGCAATAGAAGCAAGCCCTCAAGATGTGAATCTAAGAATTAACTATGGCAAGTTGTTGGAGGATAAGTATGAGTACAACGCTGCTTTAGAGCAATATCGTTTTGCTCTGCTTCTCGCGCCTGAGTCTCCAGAGCTGCACCTCAACTTTGCAAGTGCTCTTAAAAAGGAGGGAAAGGTTGAGGAAGCGATCGCAAGTTGTCGGAATGCGATTGAGTTGAGGCCCGATTTTGAAGCTGCGTATTTTGGATTAGGGATTGTATTGAAAGAGAATGGAGAGTTTGAGGAGGCGAAAGCTAGTTATCGGAAAGCGATCGATTTGAAGCCAGATTTTGCGGATGCGTATTTGAATTTAGGGCATGTATTCAAAGATCATGGAGAAGCAGAGGAAGCGAAAGCTAGTTATCGGACAGCGATCGATTTGAAGCCAGACTTTGCGGATGCGTATTTGAATTTAGGCAATATCTTGAAAGAGGAGGGAGACGTCGAGGAAGCGATTGCGAGTTATCGGAAGGCGATCGAGTTGAAGCCTGACTTTGTGGATGCTTATTTGAATCTGGGCACAGTGTTGAATGATGAGGGAGAGGTTGAGGAGGCACGGCAAATCGTTTCTGCTCTCTATAATTTGAATGTAATTGAGGAATCATCTTTGCTGGTTACCTCCTCCAGTAATTTGGTTTTGGATTGGCATCAAAGGAAGGTATTGAATCTTTCGTTGGAAGTGGAGAGTGCTTCTCTTTTTTATGGCTTTAAGCCATTCTCTGCCTTCGAGGTTGTTAAAACAGTCGATGCTTGGCATTTTCCTCCTTTGTTTTTGAAAGGAGAAGGTGATAGGGCAAATGAAAAGCACTTGTATCGAAATGGGTATCTGGTAGAAGATGAGATATTGCCAGAAGATTTATGTGCTGAGTTTGTAAATGGGTTTGAGGGTGCCAATGCGATGAGTGCAGCGTTGATCCGTGCGGTATCTGAGAAGGGCGTCTTAGGTTCTGTCTTGGGGAAAATATTTAAACACACTGATTTTCCACACTTGGTATGGAATTGTATTTACTTTGCCAAGGGACCTGATGATCAGGCTATCTCTGATGCATGGCATTACGACAATCATTATAATGTTTGGACCCCAAAATTAATGATTTACCTTAATTCTCAGCGAGAAGAGGGTGGGGCTACGGAATTTGTTGATGCGTCTCTATCTAGAAGATTGTCAGAGGAAACAGATTATATGGGTCTTATTTGGCAGCGTGAGTCATATGCTGATCGAGTAAAAGGATCGGTAAAAGACCTAGGTCTTGATCCTGCCACGTTGGATCCCGACCATTACACTTTCTCTCCAGATCATGCAGGATCAGGTGTGTGGTTTTGCCCTTCCAGGGTTCTGCATCGAGGGGTAAGTCCAAAGAAAGGTGTAAGGCATGTGCTCTCTTTTTCGTTGACTCCTCTGCCACATGATTGCGGCTGGTCTATTGATCAGTGTGTCGATAAGTCAATTGAGATTCTGCAGGACAAAATAAATAAGGGTATGCAGAAGTCTGATGTCAATCCCTATTGGATTCCCGCTGAGGCTGGCTACGCATAA
- a CDS encoding tetratricopeptide repeat protein, whose translation MNPEEIIQQQQAAVKAYQSKDLDAAEAICIQILSVNPKEPNALHLLGCIYKDRGNLQQAFDLIQASIREDDSTPIPFINLGNILVMVGQHEEAARIFQQSLQRNQQIPESWFCFGNALREIGNVQEAKQAYRNTLQLNAAHAGAASILGALLADEEKLDESEEIFSKAIEASPQDVNLRINYGKLLEDKYEYNAALEQYRFALLLAPESPELHLNFASALKKEGKVEEAIASCRNAIELRPDFEAAYFGLGIVLKENGEFEEAKASYRKAIDLKPDFADAYLNLGNILKENGEFEEAKASYRTAIDLKPDFADAYLNLGNILKEEGDVEEAIASYRKAIELKPDFADAYLNLGNILKDKGDVGQAIASYRKAIDLKPDFSEAYYQLFLVNSHSGDHDSALIALKQCLDVDDNHYNARQSIGHAFFQADRREEAIQYFSSRANEFNLVDYVQLFRALEGRVPDKVLEGVNPKSNLIEEILLIIEASEIVAFGDSHVNAFKGIPGVSVNYVGPATAFKLASEKSSSGGGSRVEEKLVGLDSDSSAILLCFGEIDCRAHIVKQAYLQQKSIKEVATNSAQAYFDFVLKIKNKGFPVIVCGPYGSGSQFNSFGLEEHRNFAAKHFNDCLNECCLRYGIYFFSLHRLLVDPGLLETRRKWLTDDVHLPEEGDLSDQIKTLLLSQLLLNIQSRHQDLKSYPVELDELCIRDVQAFGVYRENKLPLVYARLSVHGLLQWQSNVNECIIRISFDLGSSVVLDRAIITLKSEASVSPVMEFEIDGCQINALQAVVFDERRIVVDFAKESIGRFLTFVGDADLSDISSVSFIPVSLKFQ comes from the coding sequence GTGAATCCAGAAGAAATCATCCAGCAGCAGCAGGCAGCAGTGAAGGCATATCAGAGCAAGGATCTTGATGCTGCTGAGGCTATTTGTATACAGATCCTTTCAGTGAATCCCAAGGAACCTAATGCATTGCATCTTCTTGGCTGTATTTATAAAGATCGTGGAAATCTGCAACAAGCTTTTGATTTAATACAGGCTTCTATTCGAGAAGATGATAGTACTCCGATCCCGTTTATAAATCTGGGGAATATCCTTGTCATGGTTGGCCAGCATGAGGAAGCTGCTCGTATCTTTCAGCAGTCATTGCAGCGGAATCAGCAGATTCCAGAATCTTGGTTTTGTTTTGGAAATGCTCTAAGGGAGATTGGGAATGTCCAAGAGGCCAAGCAGGCGTATAGGAATACTTTGCAACTCAATGCTGCTCATGCTGGTGCGGCAAGCATCCTTGGAGCACTCTTAGCTGACGAAGAGAAGCTGGATGAATCTGAAGAGATATTTTCTAAAGCAATAGAAGCAAGCCCTCAAGATGTGAATCTAAGAATTAACTATGGCAAGTTGTTGGAGGATAAGTATGAGTACAACGCTGCTTTAGAGCAATATCGTTTTGCTCTGCTTCTCGCGCCTGAGTCTCCAGAGCTGCACCTCAACTTTGCAAGTGCTCTTAAAAAGGAGGGAAAGGTTGAGGAAGCGATCGCAAGTTGTCGGAATGCGATTGAGTTGAGGCCCGATTTTGAAGCTGCGTATTTTGGATTAGGGATTGTATTGAAAGAGAATGGAGAGTTTGAGGAGGCGAAAGCTAGTTATCGGAAAGCGATCGATTTGAAGCCAGATTTTGCGGATGCGTATTTGAACTTAGGAAACATCTTGAAAGAGAATGGAGAGTTTGAGGAAGCGAAAGCTAGTTATCGGACAGCGATCGATTTGAAGCCAGACTTTGCGGATGCGTATTTGAATTTAGGCAATATCTTGAAAGAGGAGGGAGACGTCGAGGAAGCGATTGCGAGTTATCGGAAGGCGATCGAGTTGAAGCCTGACTTTGCGGATGCGTATTTGAATTTAGGCAATATCTTGAAAGATAAGGGAGATGTCGGGCAAGCGATTGCGAGTTATCGGAAGGCGATTGATTTGAAGCCTGATTTTTCCGAGGCATATTATCAGTTGTTTTTAGTGAATAGTCATTCTGGAGACCATGACAGTGCTTTGATTGCTTTGAAACAGTGCCTCGATGTTGACGACAACCACTACAATGCACGTCAATCAATAGGGCATGCCTTTTTTCAGGCTGATAGGAGAGAAGAGGCTATTCAATACTTCTCCTCGAGGGCTAATGAATTTAATCTGGTTGATTACGTCCAGCTTTTTAGAGCATTGGAAGGCAGAGTGCCTGACAAGGTATTGGAAGGAGTCAATCCAAAAAGCAATCTAATCGAAGAAATTCTGTTAATAATAGAAGCTTCTGAGATTGTTGCCTTTGGGGACTCTCACGTTAATGCCTTTAAGGGTATTCCAGGCGTCTCAGTTAATTATGTTGGTCCTGCTACTGCGTTTAAATTGGCTAGCGAGAAATCTTCCAGTGGAGGAGGTAGCCGCGTCGAGGAGAAGCTTGTAGGGCTCGACTCTGATTCAAGTGCAATCTTGCTGTGTTTTGGGGAAATTGACTGTCGAGCCCATATTGTAAAGCAAGCATATCTTCAGCAAAAATCAATCAAGGAAGTGGCAACTAATTCTGCACAGGCTTACTTTGACTTTGTACTTAAAATAAAGAATAAGGGCTTTCCCGTTATTGTTTGCGGTCCTTATGGAAGTGGCTCACAGTTTAATTCTTTTGGTCTTGAAGAGCATCGAAACTTTGCGGCAAAACATTTTAACGATTGTCTTAATGAGTGTTGCCTAAGGTATGGAATATATTTCTTTTCATTGCATCGTCTTTTGGTGGATCCTGGTCTCTTGGAGACTCGGCGCAAATGGTTAACGGATGATGTCCATTTGCCTGAGGAAGGTGATTTAAGCGATCAGATTAAAACTCTCCTTCTTTCTCAGTTGCTGCTCAATATTCAGTCACGTCATCAGGATCTTAAATCTTACCCTGTCGAGTTAGATGAGTTGTGTATTCGAGACGTGCAAGCCTTTGGGGTATATCGTGAGAATAAGCTTCCACTTGTTTATGCTCGCCTCTCAGTGCATGGATTATTGCAATGGCAGTCGAATGTAAATGAATGTATTATTCGTATTTCATTCGATCTAGGTTCCTCTGTTGTTTTGGATCGTGCCATCATTACGTTGAAAAGCGAAGCCAGCGTCTCTCCTGTAATGGAGTTTGAGATTGATGGTTGCCAGATTAATGCTCTGCAGGCAGTGGTTTTTGACGAGCGAAGGATTGTTGTTGATTTTGCAAAAGAGTCTATTGGTCGCTTCCTGACATTTGTGGGAGATGCTGATTTGTCGGATATATCTTCAGTATCTTTTATTCCCGTCTCTCTGAAATTTCAATGA
- a CDS encoding DUF481 domain-containing protein yields the protein MRGVFVYSIDRAIAPSLTYLSSLLAKRVCTFVAIGTMIAPQYVRAENLTFKLINGDVVSGEYLPEESSNKVKVLLSPYFGRIEIDASLIKLEPIPSRWLSSVDVGIDGSNTGDDLSFGYAISASTRFKGTNHELNASASFDFDKSVDAESVSTIDTNQGAFSIRYDRILSSTKWSAYASTDYTYNALNDVGVNTNVFSVGVGYKVLDHKKLSLRVSLGPSLIWFDGGSGCSTGDYVSDGIALGKYCGEIIPSGTIGAAIEWDVNNKFRLSIKNQLTGSFVNGMAAGNDLSGTLKFFPSKDSKFYMSLVARSIYSALHSPAIDNTFNFKLGTEF from the coding sequence GTGAGAGGTGTTTTCGTTTATAGTATTGATCGTGCTATTGCCCCATCTTTGACCTATCTTTCATCCTTGCTGGCTAAGAGGGTTTGTACTTTTGTTGCCATTGGCACAATGATCGCCCCTCAATATGTACGAGCTGAAAATCTTACATTTAAACTGATTAACGGAGATGTGGTCAGTGGCGAGTACTTGCCAGAAGAAAGTAGCAATAAGGTCAAAGTCCTGCTTAGTCCTTATTTTGGCCGTATTGAGATTGATGCCTCTTTGATTAAACTAGAGCCCATTCCATCGCGATGGCTCAGCTCGGTTGACGTAGGCATTGACGGATCGAATACGGGAGATGATTTGTCATTTGGTTATGCTATTTCAGCTTCCACTCGTTTTAAGGGAACGAATCATGAGTTGAATGCTTCGGCGAGCTTTGACTTTGATAAGAGTGTAGATGCTGAAAGTGTGTCAACGATTGATACCAATCAAGGCGCATTCTCTATTCGCTATGACAGAATTTTATCTTCTACTAAATGGAGTGCATATGCCTCAACGGATTACACTTACAATGCACTAAATGATGTTGGCGTTAACACGAATGTTTTTTCAGTTGGTGTTGGCTATAAGGTTTTAGACCATAAGAAATTATCTTTAAGAGTCTCTTTAGGTCCTTCTCTGATCTGGTTTGATGGCGGCTCTGGTTGCAGCACAGGTGATTACGTTTCGGATGGAATTGCATTGGGAAAATACTGCGGTGAGATCATTCCATCTGGAACAATCGGGGCTGCTATAGAATGGGATGTGAATAATAAATTTCGCCTGTCAATTAAAAATCAATTGACAGGATCATTCGTTAATGGCATGGCGGCAGGAAATGATTTGAGTGGTACGCTAAAGTTTTTCCCTTCAAAAGACTCTAAATTCTATATGTCTTTAGTGGCGCGTTCAATTTATAGTGCTCTTCATTCACCCGCTATCGACAATACGTTCAACTTTAAACTCGGTACAGAGTTTTAA